The proteins below come from a single Vibrio natriegens NBRC 15636 = ATCC 14048 = DSM 759 genomic window:
- the cysE gene encoding serine O-acetyltransferase — MKHCEKQKVWNKIVAEAREMSEQEPMLASFYHATIIKHESLGAALSYILANKLDTASMPAMAVREVIEEAFIADPNITDCAACDICATVNRDPAVSMYSMPLLYLKGYHALQGYRVANWLWSQGRHALATYLQNQISVACQVDIHPAARIGCGIMLDHATGIVIGETAVVEDDVSILQDVTLGGTGKECGDRHPKIREGVMIGAGAKILGNIEVGEGAKIGSCSVVLQPVPPHTTVAGVPAKIVGRPKTDKPSLDMDQGFNGKSQSFIHGDGI; from the coding sequence ATGAAACACTGCGAAAAACAAAAAGTCTGGAACAAAATTGTTGCAGAAGCCCGCGAAATGTCAGAGCAGGAGCCAATGCTGGCCAGCTTTTACCACGCGACGATCATCAAGCATGAAAGTCTCGGCGCTGCCCTGAGTTACATTTTGGCCAACAAATTAGACACAGCCTCGATGCCAGCTATGGCAGTGAGGGAGGTAATTGAAGAGGCGTTTATCGCCGATCCAAACATTACCGACTGTGCGGCCTGCGACATTTGTGCCACAGTGAATCGTGACCCTGCGGTTTCTATGTACTCAATGCCCCTGCTGTATTTAAAAGGCTACCACGCGCTGCAAGGATATCGTGTCGCAAACTGGTTGTGGTCACAAGGCCGTCATGCATTAGCGACCTATCTGCAAAACCAAATTTCGGTTGCGTGTCAGGTGGATATTCACCCTGCGGCGCGAATTGGCTGTGGGATCATGCTCGACCACGCGACAGGCATCGTGATTGGTGAAACCGCCGTTGTGGAAGATGATGTATCTATCCTGCAGGACGTGACCTTAGGTGGTACGGGTAAAGAGTGCGGTGATCGTCACCCGAAAATCCGTGAAGGCGTGATGATTGGTGCCGGTGCAAAAATTCTTGGTAACATCGAAGTGGGTGAAGGTGCAAAAATTGGCTCTTGCTCCGTGGTTCTACAACCGGTTCCCCCTCACACGACCGTGGCAGGGGTACCAGCAAAAATCGTGGGCCGACCAAAAACAGATAAGCCATCACTCGATATGGACCAGGGCTTCAATGGCAAATCTCAAAGCTTTATCCATGGAGATGGTATTTAA
- a CDS encoding murein hydrolase activator EnvC family protein gives MVGNSQVRKQNHPVLRSAILLTCALSATFPLTSSAVSQQELKGVSSEINRQKKALTSQEKQLNELQKSLKDQELGISALEREIKQTKAELTQADKNINNLEEKIALQEGQRQAQEEELKQLLQTYYVTERAKANGHLLNQGVEEDRISQYFQHLAKARSEIIDAITQTTQKLEHNKNQLELEKEQIETLLKQQSEKRTALASTQSKRKQTLSKIQGSITNDKRYLAELQRNETRLKAEIAKAAKRNAVPMDGLGKQRGKLPWPITGSVLHNFGTRQTGQVNWKGMVLSANYGQQVKAVYPGTVVFAEYLRGYGLVVLLDHGKGDMTLYGYNQALTKKEGDRVTAGEVIALAGDTGGQDRASLYFEIRRNSEAQNPKSWLKRL, from the coding sequence GTGGTAGGTAACTCTCAAGTGCGAAAACAAAATCATCCAGTGCTCCGCTCGGCTATTTTATTAACTTGTGCTTTATCTGCCACGTTCCCTCTCACCTCTTCCGCTGTGAGTCAGCAAGAGTTGAAAGGGGTCTCCAGCGAAATCAATCGCCAGAAGAAAGCCCTCACCTCTCAAGAAAAGCAACTGAATGAACTGCAAAAATCTCTGAAAGACCAAGAGCTGGGGATCTCAGCTCTAGAAAGAGAGATCAAACAGACCAAAGCAGAGCTCACTCAAGCCGATAAAAACATCAATAACTTAGAAGAAAAGATCGCCTTACAAGAGGGTCAGCGTCAGGCGCAGGAAGAAGAGCTGAAACAGCTTCTGCAAACCTATTACGTGACTGAGCGTGCTAAAGCCAATGGGCACTTGCTCAATCAGGGCGTCGAAGAAGATCGTATCAGCCAGTACTTTCAACACTTGGCAAAAGCACGCTCCGAAATCATTGATGCCATTACCCAAACCACTCAGAAGCTGGAACACAATAAGAACCAACTTGAGCTGGAAAAAGAGCAAATTGAAACGCTGCTAAAACAGCAATCCGAAAAGCGTACCGCGCTGGCAAGTACGCAGTCGAAACGTAAACAAACGCTGAGCAAAATTCAGGGCAGCATTACCAACGACAAACGCTATCTGGCAGAGTTGCAGCGTAATGAAACTCGCCTTAAAGCCGAAATAGCTAAAGCCGCTAAGCGCAATGCGGTGCCAATGGATGGTTTAGGTAAGCAGCGCGGTAAACTACCTTGGCCAATAACAGGTAGTGTGCTGCATAACTTCGGCACTCGTCAGACTGGTCAGGTTAACTGGAAAGGCATGGTGCTATCCGCCAACTATGGCCAGCAAGTCAAAGCGGTTTATCCCGGCACTGTCGTATTCGCTGAGTACTTACGTGGTTATGGATTGGTGGTACTCCTCGACCACGGTAAAGGAGACATGACCCTTTACGGATACAATCAGGCACTAACGAAAAAAGAAGGTGATAGAGTGACAGCTGGTGAGGTTATTGCTCTTGCTGGTGATACCGGGGGTCAAGACAGAGCATCCCTTTACTTTGAGATTCGTCGTAACAGCGAAGCACAAAACCCGAAATCCTGGTTAAAACGCCTGTAA